The Faecalibacterium sp. I3-3-89 sequence AGAAGAACATACCTGTCGCCAGTATCCCGAACCGCAGTGGGGAATAGTCGTTCATGCCCAGCAGGAAGAAAACGGCACAGCCCGCGATGAGCCCGAGAAGCCCCCGCCCGGAGCGGGGCAGCTCCATGCCCAGCAACCCCGCAGCCAGCAGCGCCGAGGCCAGCACCGTGAAGGCGAAGAAAGAGCGGAGAACGAGTTGAAGCGGGCCGCTCCGGATGGCCGGGAAGAAAAAGACCATCAGCGCCCACGCGCTCATGATGACAAGGTAGAGCAGAAAATACCCCAGCTCCGGCTGGTGCTTATAGTGGTAGAGGGCCAGCACCACCACCCCCATCGTCACAAAAGCCGTCAGGGTGATGAGCTGGGTCAGGGTGCGGGAACGGAAGGCCCGGTCGGCGAAGGCCGAGGACATCAGCCATGTCTGGGGGCTGCGGCGGCAGGCGAATACCAGCTCCACCGTTTCGCCGGGTGTAACATCCAGCGCGTACAGCTCGCCCGAGCGGGCAAGATCGGTCAGCCGTTCGACCTCCAGCGGCGCTGCCGTATTGGTGACGCAGAGGGTGAGAGACGAGAGATCCTCCCCGGCGGTGAAGGTGAAATGCCACTGGCCGGGAGCCTCCTGCCGCCAGCCATCCGGCGCGATGCCCTTGGCGGCCTGCTGGGCCGTAAGGACGCCGCCGCTGGGCAGCTGCTGGAACTGTGCATTGCCCCAGATGCCGGCCAGCACGATGAAAGCCGTCAGCAGGGCGGAAAAAATGAGAATGGGCCATTTTTGCTTCATGGCGATGCCTCCCCTTGTGGATGTAAGAAAAATAAGGTATACTATAGTATATCAAATCGTGCGAAAAAAGGGGAGGGCTGACAGGGATGATCCGCGTATTGTTGGTGGAAGATGACCCCGTGATCCGCGACACCACCTGCTATTTTTTAAAGAGCCAGCAGAATTTCGAGGTGGTCTGTGCGGAGACGGGCGGCGACGCGCTGAGCCATGCGCGGGAGAGGTTCGATGTCATCCTGATGGACATCCTTCTCCCGGACACCAACGGAGTAGACCTCTGCCAGCGCCTGCGAAGCTGGCACCACTGCCCCATCATCTTCACCTCCTGTCTGGACGACACTGACACCATCGTCCGTGCACTGGAAATGGGCGGCGATGACTTTCTGGCCAAGCCCTATAACAACAAGATCCTTCTGGCCCGCATTATGGCCAACATTCGCCGGGTCCAGATGGACGGCGCAGAACCCAGCGTCAACGGCTACCACTGCACGGCCTTCACACTGGACGCCAACAGCCACAGCGTAGAGAAGGACGGCCGCAGCGTCCATCTGGCTGATATGGAATACCGCATCCTGACCCTCTTTGTCCGCTACCCGAACACCTTTTTTACGGCCAATGAGCTTTACCAGAAGATCTGGGGCAAGGACAGCCTCGGCGATGTACGGACAGTGCAGGTCCATATCCATAACCTCCGCAGCAAGATCGAGCCGGACCCCGCGAAGCCCGTCTACTTAAAAAATGTCTGGGGAAAGGGATACGTCTTCCAGCCGGAGGGGGAGAGGGCTTAAGAATCGTTTAAATGAGAGCGCCGACTTTTTAAGGAAACTTAAACAGTCGGCGCTCTTTTTGTGATTTGTTAAGCAAATAATTAACGAAAACGGCCTTTGGGACGAAAATCAGACCGAACGGCAGCGGAGAAGTTTAAGGATTCTTAAAAGACAGACCCCTGCATTTGTGTTAAATTATTGTCGAACGATGTGGGCGCAGCGCGAGAAGGTCTGCCGCCGCACGGAGCTATGAGCAAGAATAAAGAAGAACGAGAAGAAAGGGTCTACGCAAAATGAATAAGATCTCCCGCAAAGGTTTTCTGAAGATCGCTGCCGCGGCCGCCATGTCCGGTGTGACTGCCGGTGCACTGGCTGCCTGCAACACCGCCAGCTCCTCCACCGCAGCTTCCTCCGGCGCAGCCGGTACCTACATCCCCGGCACCTATGAGGGCACTGCCGAGGGCATCTCTTCCACCGTCAAGGTCACGATGACCTTCTCTGACAGCGCTGTGACCGATGTTGTGGTCGATACCTCCGGCGAGACTGCTTCCTACGGCGCTGCCGCTGCCGACGAGCTGCGCGAGCAGCTGATGGCCGCCGGCTCTGCCGAGATCGACGGCGTCTCCGGCTCCACCATCACCTCCGACGCTGTCATGAAGGCCGCCAAGAGCTGCTACGCACAGGCCAAGGGCGAGGCTGCTGTGACCTCCGTCCAGCTGCCCACCGGCGATGAGACCGACTGGCTGGGCAAGGAGCCTGACATCGACGAGGCTGCCATCACTGAGACCGTGGACACCGACATCCTCATCGTCGGC is a genomic window containing:
- a CDS encoding response regulator transcription factor encodes the protein MIRVLLVEDDPVIRDTTCYFLKSQQNFEVVCAETGGDALSHARERFDVILMDILLPDTNGVDLCQRLRSWHHCPIIFTSCLDDTDTIVRALEMGGDDFLAKPYNNKILLARIMANIRRVQMDGAEPSVNGYHCTAFTLDANSHSVEKDGRSVHLADMEYRILTLFVRYPNTFFTANELYQKIWGKDSLGDVRTVQVHIHNLRSKIEPDPAKPVYLKNVWGKGYVFQPEGERA